Sequence from the Streptomyces sp. NBC_00358 genome:
CACCCGAACTCGACCCGGCCGACGTTGACCGTGCAGTGGCGGAGGGGCCGCGTTGACACAGACCCGAGCTCGTACAGTTTTCCTGCTGGCCCACACCGGGCGGCCGGCAGCCATCCGCAGCGCCGAACTGGTCGTCCAGGGGCTGCTGCGCTCCGGGATCGGCGTACGGGTGCTGGCGGCCGAGGCTGCCGATCTGCCGCTGCCGGACGAGGTGGAACTGGTCCAGGAGGCCACTCCGCAGTGCCTCGACGGCTGCGAGCTGCTCATCGTCCTCGGCGGTGACGGAACGCTCCTGCGCGGCGCCGAGTTCGCCCGTGCCTCCGGGGTGCCGATGCTCGGCGTCAACCTCGGACGGGTCGGCTTCCTCGCCGAGGCCGAGCGCGACGACCTGGACAAGGTGGTCGACCGGGTCGTCACCAGGGCCTACGAGGTCGAGGAGCGCATGACGGTCGATGTCGTCGTGCACCGCAACGGCGACATCGTGCACACCGACTGGGCGCTGAACGAGGCGGCCGTGCAGAAGGTGTCCGCCGAGAAGCTCCTCGAAGTGGTGCTGGAGATCGACGGGCGGCCCGTCACCGGGTTCGGCTGCGACGGGATCGTCTGCGCGACCCCGACCGGTTCGACGGCCTACGCCTTCTCGGCGGGCGGGCCCGTGGTCTGGCCCGAGGTCGAGGCCCTGCTGATGGTGCCGATCAGCGCGCACGCCCTGTTCGCCAAGCCGCTGGTCACGTCACCGGACTCGGTGCTCGCGGTGGAGGTGCTGCCGCACGTCCCGCCGGGCGTGCTGTGGTGCGACGGGCGGCGGACCGTGGAGCTGCCGCCCGGCGCGCGCGTCGAGGTGCGGCGCGGCGCCGTGCCCGTGCGGCTTGCCCGGCTGCACCACGCGTCCTTCACCGACCGGCTCGTCGCCAAGTTCGCGCTGCCGGTCTCCGGGTGGCGCGGAGCACCGCACTAGAAACGCGCCCGGCACCCGGTTCTGCCCGGGTGCCGGGGCACTTCCACGCGGGTCCTCGGCGAACGAGACCACCCCCGGAAGGTAACGCTCGGTTCTCTTTGCGGGGGGCGGCGTCGCACGGGGCTGGGAAAACCTCGTATGGTCGGGGACGTGTTGGAGGAGATGCGGATACGGTCGCTCGGAGTCATCGACGACGCGGTCGTCGAGCTGTCACCAGGCTTCACCGCCGTGACCGGTGAGACCGGCGCGGGCAAGACGATGGTGGTCACCAGCCTCGGGCTGCTGCTGGGCGGGCGCGCGGACCCGGCCCTCGTGAGGATCGGCGCCAAGAGCGCGGTCGTGGAGGGGCGGATCAGCGTACCCGCGGGCGGGACGGCCGTCGTACGGGCCGAGGAGGCGGGCGCCGAGCTCGAAGACGGTGTTCTGCTCATCAGCCGTACCGTTTCCGCCGAGGGGCGCTCACGCGCGCACCTGGGCGGGCGCTCGGTGCCGGTGGGCGTGCTCGCCGAACTCGCCGACGAACTCGTGGCGGTGCACGGCCAGACCGACCAGCAGGGGCTGCTCAAGCTGTCCCGGCAACGGCAGGCCCTCGACCGGTACGCGGGTGACGCGGTCGCCGTGCCGCTCGCCAAGTACACGGGCGCCTACCGCCGGCTGCGGGCCATCTCGGCCGAGCTGGACGAGATCACCACGCGCGCCCGGGAACGGGTCCAGGAAGCCGACCTGCTGCGCTTCGGACTCGACGAGGTCGCGGCCGTGGAGCCGCGCGCGGGCGAGGACGTCGAGCTGGCGGCGGAGGCGGAGCGGCTCGGTCACGCGGAGGCGCTCGCATCGGCCGCCACGGCCGCGCACGCGGCGCTGGCCGGCAATCCCGAGGACCCGGAGGGCATCGACGCGGCCACACTGGTCGCGGGCGCCCACCGTGCCCTGGAGGCCGTACGGTCGCACGACTCGGCCCTCGCCACGCTGTCCGGGCGGATCGGCGAGATCGCCATCCTGCTCGGCGATGTGGCGGGCGAACTCGCGGGCTACGCCGACGACCTCGACGCCGACCCGCTGCGGCTGTCCGCGGTCGAGGAGCGCCGGGCCGCCCTCACCCAGCTGACCCGGAAGTACGGCGAGGACATCGACGCCGTGCTCGCCTGGGCCGAGCGGAGCGTCGAGCGGCTCACCGAACTGGAGGGCGACGACGACCGGCTCGACGAGCTGACCGCCGAACGGGACGCGCTGCGCGGCGAACTGGGCGGACTCGCCCAGGCGCTGACGGACGCCCGTACCGAGGCGGCCGAGCGGTTCGCCGCGGCCGTGACCGCCGAACTGGCCTCGCTCGCCATGCCGCACGCTCGCGTGTCCTTCGAGCTCCGGCAGACCGACGACCCGGAGGGGGTGGAGGTCGGCGGACGCACGGTGGCCTACGGCCCGGCCGGTGTCGACGAGGTGGAACTGCTGCTCGCCCCGCATCCCGGGGCGCCGCCGAGGCCCATCGCCAAGGGGGCGTCGGGCGGTGAGCTCTCACGCGTGATGCTCGCTGTGGAGGTCGTGTTCGCGGGAACGGACCCCGTACCGACGTATCTCTTCGACGAGGTCGACGCCGGGGTCGGCGGCAAGGCCGCGGTCGAGATCGGGCGGCGGCTGGCGCGGCTCGCCAGGACCGCGCAGGTCGTCGTCGTGACGCATCTGCCGCAGGTGGCCGCCTTCGCCGACCGGCAGTTGCTGGTCGAGAAGACGAACGACGGGTCGGTGACCCGGTCCGGCGTGAAGGTGCTGGAGGGCGAGGACCGGATCCGCGAGCTGTCCCGGATGCTCGCCGGTCAGGAGGACTCCGAGACGGCTCGGGCCCACGCGGAGGAACTGCTCGCAACGGCCCGCTCCGACGGCTAGGACCGGTCGTCCGGTCGATCATGGCCGGAGACACGGCGCCCGGCACCGCGTCTCGCCGCGCTGTCGGGCACGCCCGCGTACGCCCGGATCGGGGGCGGCTCTCCACCGTGCGACACACGGCACCGGAGGGCCGTCGCCCGCTGCGACGCGAAGGGTCGGTCAGGCCGGACAGGCCTGACCGGGCGGCCCGCCCCGCGTGGCCGGGCCGCCCGCCGAGCGGATTCCGCCCTGGCCGCTCGTCCGCCCTGCGCGGCCGCTCATGTCGCCCCGTGGCCCCGGCGTCCGGACCGTCGCGCGAGCCCGTCTAGGGTGATCGCATGATCATGCGTATGGGCCGGAGTGCCGGATTCGGTACCGCCGCCGCGGTCACCCGCGCGTGCTTCGTCGCCCTGCGGTCCCGCCCGCCGGGCGGCGCCGCCCGCTGGACCCGCGCCAACTACGCCGGGCGGACCGTCGGGCTGTACGCGGGCCCCGCGACCGCCGTGGGCTCGGCGTTCGGGGCCGCGCGCGTCCACCCCGCCGCCGGGCTGGCCGTCGCCGTCGCCGGTGTCTGCGGGGCGTACGACGATGTCGCCGGAGCGGAGGACCCCCGGCGGGGGTTCCGGGCGCATCTGGGGGCGTTGCGCGGCGGTGAAGTGACCAGCGGGGCGGTCAAGTTGTTCGGGATCGCGGCGGCGGGGCTGGCGGCAGGCGCGGTTCTCAAGGAGCGGCCCGTCGACAGACTGCTCGCGGGGGTCGTGATCGCCGGTACCGCGCATCTCGTCAACCTTGTCGACGTGCGGCCGGGGCGGGCCGCCGGTGCCGTCCTCGCGCTGGGCGTGCCCGGAGTGCTGCGCGGCGGGCCCGCGGGCCGACTGTCCGCCGTGGCGATGGGCGCCGTGGCCGCCGTACTCGCCGACGACCTCGGCGAGCGCGCCATGATCGGTGACACGGGCGCCCACGCCCTGGGCGCGACGCTGGGTACCGCCGTCGCCCTGGGCAACGGGCGGGCGGGTCTCGCCGCCCACGCGGCGGCGCTGGTGGCCGCGACGGTCCTCGGGGACAAGGTCAGTCGGGCGGCGAGGACGTTGGGGCGAACCGGGGAGTGAACGGCCCGCGACGCGCCGCCCGCCGTGCGACGCGCCTCGTGGTGCGAGGGCGCACTCCCGCCGTGGGAGATGCCTCGTGGTGCGGAGGCGGATCTTCGCCGCGGGCGTGCCCTGTGGTGCGAGGGCGCGTTTTCGATGACCTGGATGGTTTGCGAGGCGGGAGGGGGCTTCTGGGCGTCGGAGGGCCCGCGATGCCTGGGTGGTTGCGGGTGCCGGGAGTCTGCCGGTGTGGTTCCGCCGTCACCGGATGGGCTACACGTCACTCGTGAGGGTGATCGTCGTCGCAGGGTTGCCCCGTCTGACGTGCCCTCGTCGTGATGGCGGTGCCGGAACGTCCGAGCGGCCTGGCATCCTTGGCGTCAGTACGCGGTGCACGACGTGCGGTGAACCCCCCTCCGCCCGACCCTCTGTACGTTTCCTCGTGACCGTCCGACGCCGAATCAGGAGCCCGGCCACGTGAGCCACGTGAGCAGCCACTCACCGCACGGCCAGTCGCCGCTGCGCACCGTACAGGTGCTCGGCGGCGGAAGCGCGGGCAGCAGCGCGCATGTGCGGTCGCTGGCCTCGGGCCTGGTCGCCCGGGGGGTGCGGGTCACCGTGTGCGCTCCGGCCGAGGCCGACCGCGTGTACGGGTTCACCGGAGTGGGCGCGCACCACGTTCCGGTGCCCCGCAGCAGTGATCCCGCCTCCGTGTCCGCGCTGCGGGCCGCCTGCGCGGACGCCGATCTCGTACACGCGCACGGGCTGCACGCGGCGCTGCGGGCGGCGCTGGCGCTGAGCGGGCGGCGCGTTCCCCTCGTCGTCACCTGGCACACCCGCTCTGAGGCCGACGGTGCGCGGGCCCACGTACTGCGGCTCCTTGAGCGGCGGGTGGCCAGAGCCGCCGCCGTGGTGCTCGGGACCTCGTCCGACCTGGTGGACCGGGCGCGCCGCCGGGGAGCGCGTGACGCGCGACTCGCCGCCGTCGCGCTGCCCGCGCCGCGCCCGCCCGTCGAGCCCGCGGAACCCGACCGGTCCCGGCACAAGGCGCGGGCCGAACTCGGCTCCACCGACCGGCCGTTGCTGATGGCGGTGGGTTCGCTCGACCGGCACCGCGGCTATCACACCCTGCTGGACGCGTCGACGGCGTGGTGCCGGCTCGATCCCGTGCCGCTGCTGGTGATCGCGGGGGAGGGGCCGCTGCGCGCCGCTCTCCAGCGCCGGATCGAGGACGAGGAACTGCCGGTCCGGCTCGTCGGGCGCCGCGACGACATCACGGAACTGATCGCGGCCGCGGACCTCGCGCTGCTGCCGAGCAGGTGGGAGTCCCGCTCGGTGCTGGCGCAGGAGGCCCTGCACGCGCGTGTGCCGCTCGTCGCCACAGCGGTCGGGGGCATCCCCGAAATGGTCGGCGACGCGGCCGAGTTCGTCCCCTACGGGAACGCGAAGGCGCTCGCCGACGCCGTCGTACGACTGCTCGCCGATCCGGAGCGTCGCCAGGTTCTGCGGGAGAAGGGTGCCCGGCAGGCCGCCACTTGGCCGACCGAGGACGAGACCGTCGCCCAAGTGCTCAGCGTCTACGACGAGTTCACCCAGCCCCGACCGCTGGGCCGAAACACGCCCTAGGGAACATGCCGGCGCGCCCGCAGTGCCAGGCTCAACGCCAGTACCGTCTGCGGGTCGTCCAGGTCAGTGCCCAGCAACTCGCCTATCCTGGCGAGCCGGTTGTAGAGGGTCTGCCGGTTGAGGTGCAGCTCGCGGGCGGTCTCGGCCTTGCGGCCCGCGTGCGCCAGGTACGTCTGCAGGGTGGGGAGCAGGGGCGGCTTGGAGCGCAGGTCGTGGTCGCGGAGGGGACCGATCGCGCGCTCCACGAAGGCGGCCAGGTCGGGGTGCTCGCGCAGCCGCCACAGCAACAGGTCGATGTCCAGACGGCGGGCGTCGTACCAGGGGCGGTCCGTCAGGCCCTGTGCCGCCGTGGCCGTCTCCGCCGCGTGCCGCAGCCCCGCCGACGCGGCCGCCCAGCCGCCCGCGACGCCGACCACCACTACCGGCGGCTGCGCCCCGGGCCGCTGCATGCCGGCGCGCTCCACCCCGGCGCGCAGCGCCGCCGCGACACGGTCCGCGACGGCCGCCCGCTCCGACTCCGAGCGCAGGCCGAGCAGCAGCGGGACCCGCCCCTCGACCGGGCGGACGCCCAGCAGGACCGGGACACCCACCGACGCCAGCTCCTCGGCGACCGCGCGGGCCAGGACCGCCCAGCCGCCACCGGGGGCCAGACCGTCGGCGAGTCGCATCACGACCGGCAGGAGCGGGCCGGTGCCGGGCTTGAAACCGAGCACCCGGGCCTGCGCGGGCGCGTCCTCGGCCTCGATACGGCCCTCGGCCAGGTCGGTCAGGAAGTCGCCGCGCCCCCGCGCCGCCAGTTCCTCCTCCTGGCGGGCCTGCATCAGCACGACGGCCAGGATGCCCGCGGCCCGCTCGGCGGCGATCCGGTGCACCGGGGCGACCGGCGCGCCGACCGGCAGCAGCACCAGGCGGGCGCGTACGGAGCCGGTGCCGGGGCCACCGCCGGGCACGTCGACCAGGGTGGTTCCCGCGGGCGGGTCCTCCTTGTGCTGGCCGCGCAGCCCCTCCCAGACCTGGAGCGGGTCGGCGCCCGCGGACCCTGCTCCGGCGGCGTACAGGAGCTGTCCGTCGGCCGACTCCAGGAAGACCGGGTTGCCGCTGAAGTCGGCGAGGATACGCAGGACTTGAGGCACTCCGCCGCCGCCGAGCAGGGCCTCGGTGCAGCGCCGGTGGACCTCCTCGGCCTGCTGGAGCAGTGCGTAGTGGCCGTTGACGATCTCGGTGTGGACCTCTTCCGTGACCGTCACGAAGGGCACCTCGCGGTGGAGCTGGACCAGCGGCAGGCCGGTGGACCGCGCCGTCTCCACGAGCGCGGCCGGCAGCCGGGTGAAGCGCGGGCCGAGCTCCACGACGAGCGCCGCGATCCCGCGCTCGGCCAGGGTGCGGACGAACGCGCGCTGGTCGGCCGGACGCGTGCCGAGACCGTATCCCGTGGTCAGCAGCAGTTCGCCGCCCTTGAGCAGCGAGGCGATGTTCGGGACCTCGCCGGCGTGCACCCAGCGCACGGTCCGCTGCAGCCGGTCGGCCCCCGCGATGATCTCCGGCAGCCCGCTGCGCAGTCCGGGCAGCTCAAGGGCGCGCTGCACGGTGATTCCGGCGCCTTGGGTGTCGTAACGGCTGTCCATGCAGCGGACGCTACCCGCGGACGGGTTCCCGGGGCATCTCCGGCCCCCGACCGGCGACGAACGACCGGCGATGGGCGACGGTCGGGGGCCGGAGCGCCGGGGGCGGCGCGGTCAGGCGGCCGCGCGTACCGGGGTGATGTTGTGGTTGAAGCGGAAGACGTTGTCCGGGTCGGACTCGGCCTTCACGGCGGCCAGCCGCCGGAGGCGGGTACGGCGGACGGGGTGCGCCGGGGACGGTCCGTCCGTCCGGCGCACCCGCTCCGGGCGGGCTCAGCCGCCGTACGCCCCGCTCGCCGTCAGCCGCAGGGCCGTGTCGATCAGCGGAACGTGGCTGAAGGCCTGAGGGAAGTTCCCGACCTGGCGCTGCAGACGCGGGTCCCACTCCTCGGCCAGCAGGCCGAGGTCGTTGCGCAGGGCCAGCAGCCGCTCGAAGAGCTTGCGGGCCTCGTCGACCCGGCCGATCATCGCGAGGTCGTCCGCCATCCAGAACGAACAGGCGAGGAAGGCGCCCTCGTCACCCTCCAGACCGTCCACGCCCGCGTCCTCGCCGGAGGTCGGATAGCGCAGGATGAAGCCGTCCGAGGTGGACAGCTCGCGCTGGATCGCCTCGATGGTGCCGATCACACGCTTGTCGTCCGGCGGCAGGAAGCCCATCTGCGGGATCAGCAGCAGCGAGGCGTCGAGTTCCCGCGAGCCGTACGACTGGGTGAACGTGTTCCGTTCCTTGTCGTAGCCCTTCTCGCAGACGTCCCGGTGGATGTCGTCGCGCAGTTCGCGCCACTTCTCCAGCGGACCGTCGGCGTCCCCGGACTCGATGAGCTTGATGGTGCGGTCCACCGCGACCCAGGCCATCACCTTGGAGTGCACGAAGTGCCGCCGCGGGCCCCGGACTTCCCAGATTCCTTCGTCCGGCTGGTCCCAGTGGTCCTCCAGATAGCGGATCAGCTTCAACTGGAGGAGCGAGGCGTAGTCGTTGCGGGAAAGGCCCGTCATATGGGCCAGGTGGAGGGCCTCGGTGACCTCGCCGTAGACGTCGAGCTGGAGCTGGTGCGCGGCGCCGTTGCCGACCCGGACGGGCGCCGAACCCTCGTACCCGGGAAGCCAGTCGAGCTCGGCCTCGCCCAACTCCCGTTCCCCCGCGATGCCGTACATGATCTGGAGGTTCTCCGGGTCGCCCGCGACCGCGCGCAGCAGCCACTCGCGCCAGGCGCGGGCCTCCTCGCGGTAGCCGGTGCGCAGCAGCGAGGAGAGGGTGATGGCCGCGTCGCGCAGCCAGGTGTAGCGGTAGTCCCAGTTGCGTACGCCGCCGATCTCCTCCGGGAGGGAGGTGGTGGGCGCGGCGACGATGCCGCCCGTGGGCGCGTACGTCAGGGCCTTCAGTGTGATCAGGGAGCGGACGACGGCCTCGCGGTAGGGGCCGTGGTACGTGCACTGGTCGACCCAGTCGCGCCAGAACTCCTCGGTCGCCTCCAGGGACTGCTCCGGCTCGGGCAGCGCGGGCGGCTGCTTGTGCGAGGGCTCCCACGAGATCGTGAAGGCGATCCGGTCGCCCGGCGCCACCGTGAAGTCGGCGTACGTGGTCAGATCCTTGCCGTACGTCTCGCAGTCCGTGTCGAACCAGACCGAGTCCGGTCCGGCGACCGCGACCGTGCGCCCCTCGTGCCGGTGCACCCAGGGCACCACACGGCCGTACGAGAAACGCATCCGCAGCGCGGAGCGCATCGGCACCCGGCCGGTGACGCCCTCGACGATCCGGATCAGCTGCGGCGCGCCGTCACGCG
This genomic interval carries:
- a CDS encoding NAD kinase — protein: MTQTRARTVFLLAHTGRPAAIRSAELVVQGLLRSGIGVRVLAAEAADLPLPDEVELVQEATPQCLDGCELLIVLGGDGTLLRGAEFARASGVPMLGVNLGRVGFLAEAERDDLDKVVDRVVTRAYEVEERMTVDVVVHRNGDIVHTDWALNEAAVQKVSAEKLLEVVLEIDGRPVTGFGCDGIVCATPTGSTAYAFSAGGPVVWPEVEALLMVPISAHALFAKPLVTSPDSVLAVEVLPHVPPGVLWCDGRRTVELPPGARVEVRRGAVPVRLARLHHASFTDRLVAKFALPVSGWRGAPH
- the recN gene encoding DNA repair protein RecN, whose translation is MVGDVLEEMRIRSLGVIDDAVVELSPGFTAVTGETGAGKTMVVTSLGLLLGGRADPALVRIGAKSAVVEGRISVPAGGTAVVRAEEAGAELEDGVLLISRTVSAEGRSRAHLGGRSVPVGVLAELADELVAVHGQTDQQGLLKLSRQRQALDRYAGDAVAVPLAKYTGAYRRLRAISAELDEITTRARERVQEADLLRFGLDEVAAVEPRAGEDVELAAEAERLGHAEALASAATAAHAALAGNPEDPEGIDAATLVAGAHRALEAVRSHDSALATLSGRIGEIAILLGDVAGELAGYADDLDADPLRLSAVEERRAALTQLTRKYGEDIDAVLAWAERSVERLTELEGDDDRLDELTAERDALRGELGGLAQALTDARTEAAERFAAAVTAELASLAMPHARVSFELRQTDDPEGVEVGGRTVAYGPAGVDEVELLLAPHPGAPPRPIAKGASGGELSRVMLAVEVVFAGTDPVPTYLFDEVDAGVGGKAAVEIGRRLARLARTAQVVVVTHLPQVAAFADRQLLVEKTNDGSVTRSGVKVLEGEDRIRELSRMLAGQEDSETARAHAEELLATARSDG
- a CDS encoding glycosyltransferase family 4 protein, with protein sequence MSHVSSHSPHGQSPLRTVQVLGGGSAGSSAHVRSLASGLVARGVRVTVCAPAEADRVYGFTGVGAHHVPVPRSSDPASVSALRAACADADLVHAHGLHAALRAALALSGRRVPLVVTWHTRSEADGARAHVLRLLERRVARAAAVVLGTSSDLVDRARRRGARDARLAAVALPAPRPPVEPAEPDRSRHKARAELGSTDRPLLMAVGSLDRHRGYHTLLDASTAWCRLDPVPLLVIAGEGPLRAALQRRIEDEELPVRLVGRRDDITELIAAADLALLPSRWESRSVLAQEALHARVPLVATAVGGIPEMVGDAAEFVPYGNAKALADAVVRLLADPERRQVLREKGARQAATWPTEDETVAQVLSVYDEFTQPRPLGRNTP
- a CDS encoding PucR family transcriptional regulator: MDSRYDTQGAGITVQRALELPGLRSGLPEIIAGADRLQRTVRWVHAGEVPNIASLLKGGELLLTTGYGLGTRPADQRAFVRTLAERGIAALVVELGPRFTRLPAALVETARSTGLPLVQLHREVPFVTVTEEVHTEIVNGHYALLQQAEEVHRRCTEALLGGGGVPQVLRILADFSGNPVFLESADGQLLYAAGAGSAGADPLQVWEGLRGQHKEDPPAGTTLVDVPGGGPGTGSVRARLVLLPVGAPVAPVHRIAAERAAGILAVVLMQARQEEELAARGRGDFLTDLAEGRIEAEDAPAQARVLGFKPGTGPLLPVVMRLADGLAPGGGWAVLARAVAEELASVGVPVLLGVRPVEGRVPLLLGLRSESERAAVADRVAAALRAGVERAGMQRPGAQPPVVVVGVAGGWAAASAGLRHAAETATAAQGLTDRPWYDARRLDIDLLLWRLREHPDLAAFVERAIGPLRDHDLRSKPPLLPTLQTYLAHAGRKAETARELHLNRQTLYNRLARIGELLGTDLDDPQTVLALSLALRARRHVP
- a CDS encoding glycoside hydrolase family 15 protein, which translates into the protein MAGRIEDYALIGDMQTAALVCRDGTVDWLCLPRFDSHAIFAGLLGTEEHGFWRLGPAHAADAQPPTAARRRYRGDSLILESEWDTPRGTVRVTDFMPPRDGAPQLIRIVEGVTGRVPMRSALRMRFSYGRVVPWVHRHEGRTVAVAGPDSVWFDTDCETYGKDLTTYADFTVAPGDRIAFTISWEPSHKQPPALPEPEQSLEATEEFWRDWVDQCTYHGPYREAVVRSLITLKALTYAPTGGIVAAPTTSLPEEIGGVRNWDYRYTWLRDAAITLSSLLRTGYREEARAWREWLLRAVAGDPENLQIMYGIAGERELGEAELDWLPGYEGSAPVRVGNGAAHQLQLDVYGEVTEALHLAHMTGLSRNDYASLLQLKLIRYLEDHWDQPDEGIWEVRGPRRHFVHSKVMAWVAVDRTIKLIESGDADGPLEKWRELRDDIHRDVCEKGYDKERNTFTQSYGSRELDASLLLIPQMGFLPPDDKRVIGTIEAIQRELSTSDGFILRYPTSGEDAGVDGLEGDEGAFLACSFWMADDLAMIGRVDEARKLFERLLALRNDLGLLAEEWDPRLQRQVGNFPQAFSHVPLIDTALRLTASGAYGG